One window of Cohnella hashimotonis genomic DNA carries:
- a CDS encoding glucosamine-6-phosphate isomerase — protein sequence MDLMTTIKGSLLENFYPEGWDLARIDACCAQAPDTIGERQPFWHPAFAPVGCADVGELDVKLGHAIALEIRTAKEQGRKLAMILPAGPMGMYKWTAYFLRQWGTDCGHLHTFNMDEWSDAEGRTLPSDNPGSFQYAMEQALFLPLGELAVPESQRNFATADNLPTYAGKIAALKADGAELITVFGIGRAMHIAFWEPHFGGEFADDAAWAAATHRVAAQLHPLTIEQNAITSFKSRTTLVPCRANTIGPGLFLQSDRILGGCDGAFGRGMQWQGLSLWTTLRHGPDRWLPSTFMPTLPGTLFYLEELAGPLGAEIN from the coding sequence ATGGATCTCATGACGACGATAAAAGGCTCGCTGCTGGAAAATTTCTATCCCGAAGGCTGGGATCTGGCCCGGATCGACGCCTGCTGCGCCCAAGCCCCCGATACGATCGGCGAGCGCCAGCCGTTCTGGCATCCGGCATTCGCGCCGGTAGGCTGCGCGGATGTCGGCGAACTCGACGTTAAGCTGGGACATGCCATTGCCCTTGAAATTCGCACGGCGAAGGAGCAAGGCCGAAAACTGGCGATGATCCTGCCGGCTGGCCCGATGGGCATGTACAAGTGGACCGCCTACTTCCTGCGGCAATGGGGCACGGACTGCGGACACCTTCACACGTTTAACATGGACGAATGGAGCGACGCGGAAGGCCGGACGCTGCCGTCCGACAACCCCGGCTCGTTCCAGTACGCGATGGAGCAGGCGCTCTTCCTCCCGCTCGGCGAACTCGCCGTGCCGGAGAGCCAACGGAACTTTGCGACGGCCGACAATCTGCCGACCTACGCAGGCAAGATCGCGGCGCTCAAGGCGGACGGCGCCGAGCTCATCACGGTGTTCGGCATCGGCCGCGCGATGCACATCGCCTTCTGGGAGCCCCACTTCGGCGGCGAATTCGCGGACGATGCGGCCTGGGCGGCCGCGACGCACCGCGTCGCCGCGCAGCTGCATCCGCTGACGATCGAGCAGAACGCCATCACCAGCTTCAAAAGCCGCACGACGCTCGTCCCTTGCCGCGCCAACACGATCGGCCCCGGCCTGTTCCTGCAGTCCGACCGCATTCTCGGCGGCTGCGACGGCGCCTTCGGCCGCGGCATGCAGTGGCAGGGCCTCTCGCTGTGGACCACGCTCCGCCACGGTCCCGACCGCTGGCTGCCGTCCACCTTTATGCCGACGCTGCCGGGCACGCTGTTCTATCTGGAAGAGCTGGCGGGACCGCTTGGCGCGGAGATCAACTGA